One genomic segment of Clostridium saccharoperbutylacetonicum N1-4(HMT) includes these proteins:
- a CDS encoding O-acetylhomoserine aminocarboxypropyltransferase/cysteine synthase family protein encodes MSNQERKLKFETLQLHVGQEQPDPATDARAVPIYQTTSYVFKNSAHAAARFGLADAGNIYGRLTNSTQDVFEKRVAALEGGVAGLAVASGAAAITYAFQNITKAGDHIVSENTIYGGSYNLLAHTFPNNGVTTTFVDPSDLSNFENAIQENTKAIFIESLGNPNSNIIDVDALAEIAHKHKIPLIVDNTFGTPYLFRPIEHGADIVVHSATKFIGGHGTSLGGIIVDSGKFDWIGSGKFPQLSEADPSYHGIKFAEAVGPAAYVTRIRAVILRDTGACISPFNSFLLLQGLETLSLRVERHVENALKVVDFLKNHPKVESVNHPSLPESPDNALYNKYFPNGAGSIFTFEIKGGAKEAQDFIDKLEIFSLLANVADVKSLVIHPASTTHSQMNETELKESGIKPNTIRLSIGTEHIDDIIYDLSQAFGE; translated from the coding sequence TTCAGCACATGCAGCTGCAAGATTTGGATTAGCAGATGCAGGTAACATATATGGACGTTTAACAAATTCTACACAAGATGTTTTTGAAAAACGTGTTGCAGCTTTAGAAGGTGGAGTAGCAGGACTTGCAGTAGCATCAGGGGCAGCAGCAATAACATATGCTTTTCAAAATATAACTAAAGCAGGGGATCATATAGTTTCTGAAAACACTATATATGGCGGATCATATAATTTGCTAGCACATACATTCCCAAACAATGGGGTGACAACAACTTTTGTAGACCCATCAGACTTGTCAAATTTTGAAAATGCAATTCAAGAAAATACAAAGGCCATTTTTATAGAATCACTTGGAAATCCAAATTCTAATATTATAGATGTAGATGCTCTTGCAGAAATTGCACATAAGCATAAAATTCCACTAATAGTAGATAACACCTTTGGAACACCATATTTATTTAGACCAATTGAACATGGAGCTGATATTGTTGTTCATTCAGCTACAAAATTCATAGGTGGACATGGAACCTCTCTTGGAGGAATAATTGTAGATTCAGGAAAATTCGATTGGATAGGATCAGGGAAATTCCCACAACTAAGTGAAGCTGATCCAAGCTATCATGGAATTAAATTTGCCGAAGCTGTTGGACCAGCTGCATATGTAACTAGGATTCGTGCGGTTATATTAAGAGATACAGGAGCATGCATAAGTCCATTTAATTCATTCTTATTATTACAAGGACTAGAAACTCTTTCACTTAGAGTTGAACGTCATGTTGAAAATGCTTTAAAAGTGGTAGATTTCTTAAAAAATCATCCAAAGGTTGAAAGTGTTAATCATCCATCATTACCTGAAAGTCCAGATAATGCGCTATACAATAAATACTTTCCAAATGGAGCAGGGTCTATATTTACATTTGAAATTAAAGGTGGTGCAAAGGAAGCACAAGACTTTATTGATAAGTTAGAAATATTCTCTTTACTTGCAAATGTAGCTGATGTTAAATCGTTAGTAATCCATCCAGCTAGCACTACTCATTCGCAAATGAATGAAACTGAGTTAAAAGAATCAGGAATAAAACCAAATACAATTCGTCTTTCAATAGGAACAGAACATATTGATGATATAATCTATGATTTATCACAAGCTTTTGGAGAATAA